The following are from one region of the Cydia pomonella isolate Wapato2018A unplaced genomic scaffold, ilCydPomo1 PGA_scaffold_202, whole genome shotgun sequence genome:
- the LOC133533740 gene encoding larval cuticle protein A1A-like, with translation MSPFNRTVYVTGANVRNKWNMNIVWLKVVILLNGWLFIKGSSVAMLQHATSSQSIVFHQAQPALPATTTPVSSLDQYSRTQPKYEYKYEVSDHQTGDRKSHWERREGDKVRGAYSLYEPDGALRTVEYTADAVHGFNAVVRRDEPHQQTKLQHPRMPESRSRALASRDYLDSQQYLPERSAPTSPRYGPSNSANSNVGFSVNHVSGLQAPEENYNY, from the exons ATGAGTCCCTTCAATAGAACAGTTTACGTTACGGGCGCAAACGTTCGTAATAAGTGGAACATGAATATCGTCTGGTTAAAG GTGGTGATCCTATTGAACGGGTGGCTGTTCATCAAGGGATCGTCTGTGGCCATGCTGCAACACGCCACGTCCTCGCAAAGCATCGTGTTTCACCAGGCGCAGCCGGCGCTGCCCGCCACTACCACCc CTGTATCTTCTTTAGACCAGTACAGCAGAACTCAA ccaaaatacgagtataagtatGAGGTGTCAGATCACCAAACGGGCGACAGAAAGAGCCACTGGGAGCGGCGCGAGGGTGACAAAGTGCGCGGCGCGTACTCTTTGTATGAGCCCGATGGCGCGCTACGCACCGTTGAGTACACCGCGGATGCAGTCCATGG ATTTAATGCCGTTGTGCGTCGTGATGAGCCACACCAGCAGACCAAGCTGCAGCACCCTCGTATGCCAGAATCCCGCAGCCGAGCCCTGGCTAGCAGAGACTACCTCGATAGCCAACAGTACCTGCCCGAGAGGAGCGCGCCAACCAGTCCACGATACGGGCCCAGTAACAGTGCCAACTCTAATGTGGGCTTCAGTGTTAACCATGTATCTGGTCTACAAGCCCCGGAGGAGAATTATAATTACTAG